The Sulfolobus acidocaldarius DSM 639 genome has a window encoding:
- a CDS encoding polyprenol monophosphomannose synthase, giving the protein MLGVVIPTYNEAENIRELIPRIKEVDKDINIIIVDDNSPDNTSGIAKQLGAIVFVRKDERGIGSALKFGLEQGVKMGFKRLITMDADLSHDPKYIPALISKDADLVIGSRYVKGGAIENWPLQRRLISSGANSIARLLLRFNVRDATSGYRAYTPRAVEAISPCKSADGYEFQICSVYHIFKSRLQIAEVPISFHDRERGKSKLDSQKIFKWFTYVLKLSLS; this is encoded by the coding sequence ATGCTGGGCGTGGTAATCCCAACTTACAACGAAGCTGAAAACATTCGTGAGTTAATTCCCAGAATTAAGGAGGTAGACAAGGACATAAATATAATAATAGTTGACGATAATAGTCCTGATAACACTTCCGGAATAGCAAAGCAGTTAGGGGCAATAGTTTTCGTCAGAAAGGATGAGAGAGGTATAGGGAGTGCCCTGAAATTTGGTTTAGAGCAAGGGGTTAAGATGGGTTTTAAGAGACTAATAACAATGGATGCAGATTTGAGTCATGACCCTAAGTATATACCGGCTCTAATATCTAAAGATGCTGACCTGGTAATAGGTTCCCGATATGTAAAGGGAGGGGCTATTGAGAACTGGCCTCTACAAAGGAGACTAATCAGTTCAGGGGCAAATTCGATAGCGAGACTTCTGCTTAGATTTAATGTGAGAGACGCAACATCTGGGTATAGAGCTTACACTCCTAGAGCCGTTGAGGCAATATCTCCTTGCAAGAGCGCAGACGGCTATGAGTTTCAAATATGTTCTGTTTATCATATATTTAAATCAAGGTTACAAATTGCTGAGGTTCCAATAAGTTTTCATGATAGGGAGAGGGGGAAAAGTAAATTGGATTCTCAAAAAATTTTCAAGTGGTTTACTTATGTCCTTAAACTTTCACTTTCTTAG
- the prf1 gene encoding peptide chain release factor aRF-1, with amino-acid sequence MNRLELKALIRELKKWSAPATVLLSLYIPPGRPIPDILNLLRQEASIAQNIKLKRTRDAVTTAIQAAIDRLTQIPKVDGNGLVIFCGENFNNEDFKCFMFSPPEKVPLFFYRTDKFFHVEFLEDMVEENEVFGLVIVERDYATIGVLKGTKVEVLDEFEGFVPGKHMMGGQSQRRIERIIEEMYHNFLKEVGEKVNQYFLPYIEMKKMKGILIGGPGFAKKDLYESDLLDYRVKKLVLQPLFDIPDQGEPGLKELIMKAQDILKNQKYIEVENLMEEIKYHLAKDDGMVVYGLEEIRKALQLGAIDALIVYEEPGSELEKLSQEAENYGTKVYVIGDELPDGEWVKKTFGGAIGKLRFKIY; translated from the coding sequence ATAAACAGATTAGAATTAAAGGCACTAATAAGAGAATTAAAGAAATGGAGTGCCCCTGCAACAGTATTATTATCGTTGTACATACCACCAGGTAGACCCATTCCTGATATACTTAATCTATTGAGGCAAGAAGCTTCCATAGCTCAGAACATAAAACTGAAAAGGACAAGAGATGCTGTAACCACTGCCATTCAAGCTGCTATTGATAGGCTAACACAAATTCCTAAGGTAGATGGTAATGGTTTAGTGATATTTTGTGGTGAGAACTTTAATAATGAGGACTTTAAGTGTTTTATGTTCTCTCCACCAGAGAAAGTACCGCTATTCTTCTACAGGACAGACAAATTCTTCCATGTGGAGTTCTTAGAAGACATGGTTGAGGAGAATGAGGTTTTCGGGCTAGTAATAGTGGAAAGAGATTACGCTACAATAGGTGTTCTTAAGGGAACTAAGGTAGAAGTCCTTGATGAGTTCGAGGGATTTGTTCCAGGGAAACACATGATGGGAGGACAGTCACAGAGACGTATTGAAAGAATAATAGAGGAAATGTACCATAACTTCCTTAAAGAGGTAGGTGAAAAGGTAAACCAATACTTCCTGCCCTATATAGAAATGAAGAAAATGAAGGGGATATTGATTGGCGGACCAGGATTTGCAAAGAAAGACCTATATGAATCTGATTTACTAGATTACAGGGTTAAAAAACTAGTATTACAACCTCTGTTTGATATTCCAGATCAAGGAGAGCCAGGGTTAAAAGAGCTAATCATGAAAGCGCAAGATATTCTTAAGAACCAGAAGTATATTGAAGTGGAGAACCTTATGGAAGAGATTAAGTATCATTTAGCTAAGGATGATGGTATGGTAGTGTATGGCTTAGAGGAGATTAGAAAAGCATTACAGTTAGGTGCTATTGACGCTCTTATAGTGTATGAAGAACCAGGGAGCGAACTTGAAAAGTTGAGCCAAGAAGCTGAAAATTATGGAACTAAGGTTTATGTTATAGGAGATGAATTACCTGACGGAGAATGGGTTAAAAAGACATTTGGAGGAGCAATCGGTAAGCTAAGATTTAAGATATACTAA
- a CDS encoding PadR family transcriptional regulator, which yields MSELLARQRGRLRLLILWLLYQSPKRGIDIIDDIYKMSWGMWRPSPGSVYPLLNKLLEEGAVRKEGGDKYQITDKGIKEIEHFILVRNRSKTEDAVEELRGLLDFFKEINREELALHKENILDILKKIEEVVRNA from the coding sequence ATGAGCGAGTTACTGGCAAGACAGAGAGGTAGATTAAGACTCCTAATTCTTTGGCTCTTATATCAGTCCCCTAAAAGAGGGATAGATATCATTGACGATATATATAAAATGAGTTGGGGTATGTGGAGACCATCTCCCGGTTCTGTCTATCCATTATTGAATAAGCTTCTGGAGGAAGGAGCGGTAAGAAAAGAAGGTGGGGATAAATATCAGATAACAGATAAAGGTATAAAGGAAATAGAGCATTTCATACTTGTTAGAAACAGAAGTAAAACTGAGGATGCTGTTGAGGAACTACGAGGTTTACTTGATTTCTTTAAGGAAATAAATAGGGAGGAGTTGGCGCTCCATAAGGAGAATATTCTAGATATACTAAAGAAAATAGAAGAGGTGGTAAGAAACGCGTGA
- a CDS encoding ABC transporter permease codes for MKTLERNEERVNMSPLHGLFTLLNRELKKWYKDIVVLLLSIIQPILWIGLFGKAMNLANIFSGTSFNIPGLDIPKQVLDQIAQQALAQTFGTSDYFSFLAAGMLSFIALFTSMQSGMSIVWDRRLGVLDRLLTTPVSRANILMAKVFSSVIRSLVQSSIVLAIAVLLGMSFRVGISPLDFLGSYAALFLMSFGLSSLFMMVAIRATTWQSQMAIMNLLNLPLLFTSNAFYPVDSMPWWLKPVAEVNPLTHSNSIIRNLLLGVPGNLAIDFIYLVVFALILSIIGITLSWKYLSS; via the coding sequence ATGAAGACACTAGAACGTAATGAAGAAAGGGTAAACATGTCTCCATTGCACGGTCTATTCACCTTATTAAACAGAGAACTGAAAAAGTGGTATAAGGACATTGTAGTCTTGTTGTTATCTATAATACAACCCATCCTCTGGATAGGACTATTTGGGAAAGCTATGAACCTAGCCAACATATTTAGCGGTACTTCATTCAATATCCCTGGCTTAGATATTCCTAAGCAAGTTCTAGACCAAATTGCTCAACAGGCGTTAGCGCAGACATTTGGAACATCAGATTACTTTTCATTTTTAGCTGCGGGCATGTTATCTTTCATTGCCCTATTCACCTCAATGCAAAGTGGTATGTCTATAGTGTGGGATAGGAGATTGGGTGTTTTAGATAGGTTGCTAACTACTCCTGTTTCAAGAGCCAATATATTGATGGCTAAGGTATTTTCATCGGTTATTAGGTCTTTAGTTCAGTCAAGTATAGTACTAGCTATCGCAGTCCTATTGGGCATGAGTTTCAGAGTGGGTATCTCGCCTTTAGACTTTCTAGGGTCTTATGCTGCATTATTTCTAATGTCATTTGGTTTATCGTCTTTGTTTATGATGGTGGCAATAAGGGCTACAACGTGGCAGTCTCAAATGGCTATAATGAACCTTCTCAATTTACCCCTACTGTTTACTAGTAACGCTTTCTACCCTGTCGATTCTATGCCCTGGTGGTTAAAACCTGTTGCTGAGGTCAACCCACTGACACACTCAAACTCCATAATAAGGAATTTACTATTAGGCGTTCCAGGGAATTTAGCTATCGACTTCATATATTTAGTAGTATTTGCATTAATACTTTCGATTATAGGAATAACCCTATCCTGGAAATACCTAAGTTCATGA
- a CDS encoding ornithine cyclodeaminase family protein, whose product MAILLREVDVEKLVNFKDIYDSLERAFKYLSNKNASNTKRIRTIFHGSVMTYQAGAFDNYLGFKVFVKGTYLGVLYSLDGDIVLVVEADLLSRIRTGILSVLVSDYLAKKNYTSVGIIGLGKQGEFQVKSFNELKKGVTIRAISKEKTDKNIKRLQSQGLNVIPAKDYKELCSTSEVIVTITSSKDPFLKLEFLNHGTHINALGSNLPERAELFPEVIKASSLIAVEDLEQAKEEAGDLILAEKMKMLDWNKVVLISDVINGKVGRKSDDEITIFKSTGIGLEDVATMKLLYEKAKKYGLGVEIDLRGKWSQELERK is encoded by the coding sequence TTGGCTATATTATTGCGAGAAGTTGACGTAGAGAAGCTAGTGAACTTCAAAGATATATATGATTCGCTAGAAAGGGCTTTTAAATACTTATCTAACAAGAACGCCTCTAACACGAAAAGGATTAGGACTATATTTCATGGCAGTGTTATGACTTATCAGGCTGGAGCTTTTGACAATTACCTTGGATTCAAAGTATTTGTAAAGGGCACATATTTAGGCGTATTATATAGTTTAGACGGCGATATTGTCCTTGTTGTAGAGGCAGACCTCTTGAGTAGGATTAGAACTGGAATACTTTCAGTTTTAGTCAGTGACTATTTAGCAAAGAAAAATTACACTTCAGTTGGTATTATTGGTCTAGGTAAACAGGGAGAATTTCAGGTAAAGTCGTTTAATGAACTGAAGAAAGGGGTTACGATTAGGGCAATCAGTAAGGAGAAAACTGATAAAAACATTAAGAGGCTACAATCACAAGGGTTAAACGTTATTCCAGCAAAGGACTATAAGGAATTATGCTCCACATCAGAGGTTATTGTGACTATTACCAGCTCTAAAGATCCCTTCTTGAAACTTGAATTCTTAAACCACGGTACCCATATCAACGCTTTAGGTTCAAATCTCCCTGAAAGGGCGGAACTCTTTCCCGAAGTCATAAAAGCTTCATCATTAATTGCGGTGGAGGATTTAGAACAGGCTAAAGAGGAGGCAGGGGATCTAATATTAGCTGAGAAGATGAAAATGCTCGATTGGAATAAGGTGGTTTTAATTTCAGACGTGATCAACGGAAAAGTGGGTAGAAAAAGTGATGACGAGATAACAATTTTCAAATCTACTGGAATTGGACTTGAAGATGTAGCTACTATGAAATTACTTTATGAAAAAGCAAAGAAATATGGGTTAGGAGTTGAAATAGATCTTAGGGGAAAATGGTCTCAAGAATTGGAAAGGAAATAG
- a CDS encoding ATP-binding cassette domain-containing protein yields the protein MIEAIDLTKRFGKFTAVDHVSFKVVEGEIFGFLGPNGAGKSTTVKMLTTVLKPSEGTGIVNGYDIVKQPSLVRRSIGVVPQEFTADEDLTGWENIMMMAGLYGIPKDVANERGKELLELVELTNAANRKVETYSGGMRRRLEIAMSLISRPKILFLDEPTIGLDAQTRVSIWKYILELKKEQGMTIFVTTHYLEEADNYADRIAIIDHGKIVAIGSPKELKDKIGGDIISLSTSNNELAQQYIKVVEGVKELKVMDGMIRVKVERGEEIAPKIMEELIKKGIKVGKLYITEPTLDEVYMEYTGRKMRDQEAGEGEMFALRRTLRRARG from the coding sequence ATAATTGAAGCGATCGACTTAACCAAAAGGTTTGGAAAATTCACCGCAGTAGACCATGTTAGCTTTAAGGTTGTTGAGGGAGAAATATTTGGTTTTTTAGGACCTAACGGCGCTGGCAAGTCTACTACAGTAAAGATGCTTACCACTGTCCTTAAGCCCTCAGAAGGCACTGGAATAGTAAATGGGTATGATATCGTTAAACAGCCTTCATTGGTGAGGAGATCTATAGGAGTTGTACCTCAAGAGTTCACAGCTGATGAAGATTTGACAGGTTGGGAGAATATCATGATGATGGCTGGTTTATACGGTATTCCAAAGGACGTAGCGAATGAGAGAGGTAAGGAATTATTGGAACTAGTTGAACTTACCAACGCTGCCAATAGAAAAGTTGAGACTTACTCAGGAGGAATGAGGAGGAGATTAGAGATAGCCATGTCACTAATTAGTAGACCTAAAATCCTATTTTTAGATGAGCCTACAATCGGTTTAGATGCCCAAACAAGGGTATCTATTTGGAAGTACATTCTAGAACTTAAAAAAGAACAAGGTATGACGATATTTGTTACCACCCACTATTTAGAGGAAGCTGACAATTACGCTGACAGGATAGCCATTATTGATCACGGAAAAATTGTAGCAATTGGAAGTCCTAAAGAGCTCAAGGACAAAATAGGCGGTGATATCATCAGTCTAAGTACAAGTAATAATGAGTTAGCCCAGCAGTATATAAAAGTGGTTGAGGGCGTAAAGGAGCTGAAAGTCATGGATGGTATGATAAGGGTAAAGGTGGAAAGAGGAGAGGAGATAGCACCTAAAATTATGGAGGAGTTAATAAAGAAAGGAATAAAGGTCGGTAAATTATACATTACTGAACCAACTTTAGATGAGGTCTATATGGAATATACTGGGAGGAAAATGAGAGATCAAGAAGCAGGTGAAGGAGAGATGTTTGCGTTAAGAAGAACTTTAAGGAGGGCGAGAGGATGA
- a CDS encoding PLP-dependent aminotransferase family protein, which translates to MVSRIGKEIELSPVEMGSQIAKKVEINLASGTPDPRLMPIKEIRQAYDEVLEEFGSKVLFYPGAGGQEELKKEIENNFLPYIDSGIKGNVVVTSGAQHAVELLAKYFLEDDTIAVENPTFIETFTPLKLRSNVVLPVSLDEGGIKIDELELLLKVGKIRLLYVIPNCHNPAGVTMCEERRKILVELADKYDFCILEDDPYKPIAGVTPMTIKSLDRNGRVIYISSFSKIIAPGLRVGFIVSSSEEVSNKISLIEQMDFSTSTINQFVIARLLKKGIVRERMKNLHSYYKEKMKTLIDSLHDKGFKDFNEPQCGFFLLLDLKKDSWKVFNEAVKLGLSFVPAKPFYLRGGETMARLSISVATEEQIKEGVKRLRDAWIRV; encoded by the coding sequence ATGGTCTCAAGAATTGGAAAGGAAATAGAATTATCACCTGTAGAGATGGGTTCGCAAATAGCAAAGAAAGTTGAGATAAATTTAGCCAGCGGAACTCCAGACCCTAGGTTAATGCCCATTAAGGAGATAAGGCAAGCTTATGACGAAGTTTTAGAGGAATTTGGGTCCAAAGTCTTATTTTACCCTGGTGCAGGAGGTCAAGAAGAGCTAAAAAAGGAAATAGAAAACAATTTTCTCCCATATATTGACTCAGGTATCAAGGGAAATGTTGTAGTTACCAGTGGAGCGCAACATGCAGTTGAGTTGTTAGCTAAATATTTTCTTGAGGACGATACCATAGCAGTGGAAAATCCTACATTCATAGAGACGTTCACCCCATTAAAGTTGAGAAGTAACGTAGTCTTACCAGTATCCCTAGACGAGGGTGGAATCAAGATTGACGAATTAGAACTCTTATTAAAAGTGGGTAAGATAAGGCTACTGTACGTTATCCCTAATTGCCACAATCCTGCTGGTGTAACTATGTGTGAGGAAAGGAGAAAGATCTTAGTGGAATTAGCTGATAAATACGATTTCTGCATACTGGAGGACGATCCATATAAGCCCATTGCGGGCGTGACTCCTATGACTATTAAGAGTTTAGATAGAAACGGAAGAGTGATATACATAAGCTCTTTTAGTAAGATCATAGCACCAGGTTTAAGGGTAGGGTTTATAGTATCGTCCTCTGAGGAAGTGAGTAATAAGATCTCCTTAATAGAGCAAATGGACTTCTCCACATCTACAATTAATCAGTTTGTTATAGCCAGATTACTGAAGAAAGGTATTGTAAGGGAGAGAATGAAAAATCTTCACTCTTATTATAAGGAGAAGATGAAAACTCTCATAGACTCCTTACACGATAAAGGTTTTAAGGACTTCAATGAACCACAATGCGGATTTTTCCTACTGCTAGACTTGAAAAAGGACAGTTGGAAAGTCTTCAATGAAGCAGTGAAACTAGGTTTAAGCTTTGTTCCTGCAAAGCCCTTTTACCTTAGAGGGGGTGAAACTATGGCTAGACTCAGCATTTCTGTGGCTACTGAGGAACAGATAAAGGAAGGTGTTAAAAGACTAAGAGACGCATGGATTAGAGTGTGA
- a CDS encoding RNA-binding protein — MNRHLLSDKDKRDFLSKVKQKYNIELEGQIEVGKEKKELYYFVNGLLSFFSEEIIPTLCFVQKYKLDLPYVVVDEGAVKRVTDGADLFVPGIVSYNCECKEGDVVLVKTKTNLPIAIIKVILNKDKAIQDKKGKFGVNLHYVSDNIWEMCNAGRGNPNLQRS, encoded by the coding sequence TTGAATAGACATCTTCTTTCTGATAAAGATAAAAGGGATTTTTTATCAAAAGTTAAACAAAAATATAATATTGAGTTAGAGGGTCAGATAGAGGTAGGAAAGGAAAAGAAAGAGTTGTATTACTTTGTGAATGGTCTACTCTCATTCTTCTCAGAAGAAATCATTCCCACTTTATGTTTTGTTCAAAAGTATAAACTCGATTTACCATATGTTGTAGTCGATGAGGGGGCTGTTAAGAGAGTGACAGACGGCGCGGATTTATTTGTACCAGGCATAGTAAGTTATAATTGTGAATGTAAAGAAGGGGACGTGGTCTTAGTTAAGACAAAAACCAACTTACCAATAGCTATAATAAAAGTCATTCTTAATAAAGATAAAGCTATTCAAGATAAAAAAGGTAAGTTTGGTGTAAATTTGCACTACGTGTCTGATAATATATGGGAGATGTGCAATGCTGGGCGTGGTAATCCCAACTTACAACGAAGCTGA
- a CDS encoding S-methyl-5'-thioadenosine phosphorylase has translation MITTKDKAKIGIIGGSGLYDPKILENTREIKIYTPYGEPSDYILLGELEGKSVAFLPRHGRGHRIPPHKINYRANIWALKELGVKWLISVSAVGSLRMDYKPGDFVIPDQFIDMTKGRDYTFFDGPVVAHVSMADPFCNSLRKIILDIVREMKIQTHERGTYICIEGPRFSTRAESRVWKEVFKADIIGMTLVPEVNLACEAQMCYSTIAMITDYDVFAELPVTAEEVTKVMAENTEKARKLLYEVIKRLPEEPDERECSCCHSLKTALL, from the coding sequence ATGATCACAACAAAAGATAAAGCAAAAATAGGAATAATAGGTGGTTCAGGTCTATATGATCCAAAGATTCTTGAAAACACTAGAGAGATTAAGATCTATACCCCCTATGGAGAACCAAGTGACTACATACTTTTAGGAGAACTGGAAGGTAAGAGTGTGGCTTTCCTCCCTAGACACGGAAGGGGTCACAGGATACCACCGCATAAGATTAACTACAGAGCTAACATATGGGCTCTCAAAGAACTAGGAGTAAAATGGCTAATATCAGTCTCAGCAGTAGGGAGCTTGAGAATGGACTATAAGCCAGGTGACTTTGTGATTCCGGACCAATTTATTGATATGACAAAGGGTAGAGACTACACATTTTTTGACGGACCTGTGGTGGCACATGTAAGTATGGCAGATCCCTTCTGTAACAGTCTAAGAAAAATAATTCTAGATATTGTCAGAGAGATGAAAATTCAAACCCATGAGAGAGGAACATATATTTGTATTGAAGGACCTAGGTTTTCCACTAGGGCTGAGAGTAGAGTATGGAAGGAAGTATTTAAGGCGGATATAATAGGCATGACACTAGTTCCTGAGGTTAATTTAGCATGTGAGGCTCAGATGTGTTATTCAACTATAGCCATGATCACAGACTATGATGTATTTGCAGAATTACCTGTTACCGCTGAGGAAGTGACAAAAGTTATGGCTGAGAACACTGAGAAGGCGCGAAAATTACTTTATGAAGTTATAAAGAGATTACCAGAAGAACCAGATGAAAGAGAGTGTAGCTGTTGTCACTCCCTGAAAACAGCTTTACTTTAA
- a CDS encoding winged helix-turn-helix transcriptional regulator produces MELTPRLQDIISILKEKGGSVNIRDLALQLKISPKTAKGYARELYRLGYIEMDENENMILKRENPENITDLKKTVETHTAEIEALKKEVEFLKEELSRFRGTKKVKV; encoded by the coding sequence ATGGAACTTACCCCAAGATTGCAGGACATAATTTCAATACTCAAAGAAAAGGGAGGTAGCGTCAACATAAGGGATTTAGCACTACAACTGAAAATTTCACCAAAGACTGCAAAAGGGTACGCAAGGGAACTTTACCGGTTGGGATATATTGAAATGGATGAAAACGAGAACATGATATTGAAGAGAGAAAACCCAGAGAACATTACTGATCTTAAGAAGACCGTTGAGACCCACACAGCTGAAATTGAAGCTCTAAAGAAAGAGGTGGAATTCCTTAAAGAAGAACTGAGTAGATTTAGAGGGACTAAGAAAGTGAAAGTTTAA
- a CDS encoding phosphoribosyltransferase: MVKIPVKVVTWEEVVEWSTKLGDSIKEEGYQPDIIIAIARGGLVPARIVADVLGVLDMLSIKVEHWVETASQTPEAKVKYPYKLDLKGKRVLLVDDIADTGDSVVLAKKFVEDNFLPREVKTATMQYIQSVSKYKPDYVGMVVTEWKWFMYPWNYWEDEINLVRKILSNGGSDVKDIERKFEESYGIVPPIPLIKIMDEMKRRKMI, encoded by the coding sequence TTGGTAAAAATTCCTGTGAAAGTGGTAACATGGGAGGAGGTAGTGGAATGGTCCACTAAACTGGGGGATTCCATAAAGGAGGAGGGATATCAGCCGGATATTATAATTGCAATTGCCAGAGGAGGTTTAGTCCCTGCTAGGATTGTAGCTGACGTATTAGGGGTTCTAGATATGTTATCTATAAAGGTTGAACATTGGGTGGAAACAGCTTCCCAGACTCCTGAGGCAAAGGTAAAATACCCTTATAAGCTTGATCTCAAGGGCAAAAGGGTACTTTTAGTTGACGATATTGCGGACACAGGTGATAGCGTAGTTTTAGCCAAAAAGTTTGTTGAGGATAATTTTCTTCCACGAGAAGTGAAAACTGCGACTATGCAATATATTCAGTCAGTTTCAAAATATAAACCAGATTATGTGGGCATGGTGGTAACAGAATGGAAATGGTTCATGTATCCTTGGAATTACTGGGAAGACGAGATTAACCTAGTGAGGAAGATTCTGAGTAATGGAGGGTCTGATGTGAAAGACATTGAGAGAAAATTTGAAGAGAGCTATGGCATAGTGCCTCCTATACCTTTGATTAAGATAATGGACGAAATGAAGAGGAGAAAAATGATATAG
- a CDS encoding xanthine dehydrogenase family protein molybdopterin-binding subunit produces the protein MYVGKPVKRIEDVRLITGKGSYVDDIQIPGTHFVAFLRSQYPHAKIKLKKTDGVFTGNEINPGKDFPIATEEVTYVGQPIAMVIAKDRYEAYDLLENIEVEYEPLDFVTDPEVALKDEIKVYSKSQSNIVYREVFKGGDVEKIFNSAYKVIKGKLYNQRIVASPLETRGALAFYDGGKLTFYSSTQSAHYLRRNLAEFLGFQDIRVIQPDVGGAFGSKIIAHPEEYALAKLSILTRKPLKWIPTRTEEFLSAGHGRDKFLEFETAVDREGNVLGIRGRLVGNLGAPYPDANDDELGNVQSATKMLPGIYKIKGIEIEAIAVNTNVPPTQSYRGAGRPEATYFIERIMNIVADELGIDQYEIRVKNAIDSLPYTNPLGIKYDSGNVKGLLEYGRKFYESLKSQGCVGVSSYTEISGFGPWETARIFIKYDGKITLVTGTGPHGQGDATAFAQIAADILEIPIENIEVRWGDTEIIEDGIGTWGSRTVTIGGSAVVLATQQLKKKLIEVGAKLLKADVEEVEYKQGKVIHKKTGESVDLNRIARKAFSFGESLDVTSVYKVDLPPTTPYGVHLALVDVDETGKVVVKKYVAIDDVGVVINPLLAEGQVIGGALQGLSQGLLEGTVFNDQGQLLTSNFQDYAIPTAVESPDVEWHNVIYGKSSHPTGSKGIGEAGAIAATPAVINAVEQCVKKRILKMPVRFEDLVS, from the coding sequence ATGTATGTAGGCAAGCCTGTCAAGAGAATCGAAGATGTGAGGTTAATAACAGGAAAAGGTTCCTATGTTGATGATATACAAATACCTGGAACACACTTTGTGGCTTTTTTAAGAAGTCAATATCCTCATGCGAAAATTAAGTTGAAAAAGACTGATGGTGTCTTTACTGGTAATGAGATTAATCCTGGAAAAGATTTTCCAATCGCAACAGAAGAGGTAACTTATGTAGGTCAGCCCATTGCAATGGTTATAGCTAAGGACAGATATGAGGCATATGACCTACTGGAAAACATTGAAGTGGAATATGAGCCATTAGACTTTGTAACAGATCCTGAAGTTGCCTTAAAGGATGAGATAAAAGTTTACAGCAAAAGTCAGAGCAACATAGTTTACAGGGAGGTATTCAAAGGGGGAGATGTGGAGAAAATCTTCAATAGTGCCTACAAGGTAATTAAGGGCAAACTCTACAACCAACGTATAGTCGCATCTCCTCTTGAGACTAGGGGCGCATTAGCCTTCTATGACGGAGGTAAGTTGACTTTTTACTCCTCAACACAATCTGCTCACTATTTGAGGAGGAATTTAGCAGAGTTTCTTGGCTTTCAGGATATTCGTGTGATTCAACCTGATGTGGGAGGAGCATTTGGAAGTAAGATAATAGCTCATCCTGAGGAATACGCATTAGCTAAGTTGTCGATACTAACTAGAAAACCGCTAAAGTGGATACCGACAAGAACAGAGGAGTTTCTGTCTGCGGGTCATGGAAGGGACAAATTCTTGGAGTTCGAGACAGCAGTAGACAGAGAGGGTAATGTATTAGGAATTAGAGGAAGACTAGTGGGTAATTTGGGCGCACCCTATCCAGATGCGAATGATGATGAGTTGGGAAATGTTCAAAGTGCAACAAAAATGTTACCAGGCATATACAAGATAAAGGGTATTGAGATCGAAGCCATAGCAGTAAATACCAATGTTCCTCCCACTCAGTCATATAGGGGTGCAGGGAGACCAGAGGCGACATACTTTATTGAGAGAATAATGAATATAGTGGCAGATGAACTAGGAATTGACCAATATGAGATAAGAGTGAAAAATGCTATTGATTCATTACCTTACACAAATCCGTTGGGTATAAAGTATGACTCAGGAAATGTGAAGGGATTACTTGAATATGGTAGAAAGTTCTATGAAAGCCTAAAATCCCAGGGTTGTGTGGGAGTCTCTTCATATACTGAAATTTCAGGTTTTGGACCTTGGGAGACGGCAAGAATATTCATAAAATATGACGGAAAAATAACTTTAGTCACAGGTACAGGTCCCCACGGTCAAGGTGATGCGACGGCATTTGCTCAAATTGCCGCAGATATTCTCGAGATACCAATAGAAAATATTGAGGTGAGATGGGGAGACACTGAAATTATTGAGGACGGTATTGGAACATGGGGCAGTAGGACAGTTACCATAGGCGGATCTGCAGTAGTTTTAGCAACTCAGCAATTAAAGAAGAAATTAATTGAGGTTGGTGCTAAGTTACTAAAAGCTGATGTAGAGGAGGTTGAGTACAAACAAGGAAAGGTTATTCATAAGAAGACTGGAGAATCAGTGGACTTGAACAGGATAGCGCGCAAGGCTTTTTCCTTTGGGGAGAGCCTTGACGTGACTAGTGTATATAAAGTCGATCTACCACCTACTACCCCATACGGCGTTCATTTAGCTTTAGTAGACGTTGACGAGACAGGGAAGGTTGTCGTTAAAAAGTATGTTGCAATTGATGACGTGGGTGTAGTTATCAATCCTTTGTTGGCTGAAGGTCAGGTAATAGGAGGTGCTCTTCAGGGATTATCGCAAGGACTACTAGAGGGTACTGTCTTTAATGATCAAGGTCAACTACTCACTTCTAATTTCCAGGACTATGCTATACCTACTGCTGTTGAGTCTCCGGATGTGGAATGGCACAATGTAATATATGGAAAATCGTCTCATCCCACAGGAAGTAAAGGTATAGGTGAGGCTGGTGCTATAGCAGCTACACCTGCTGTGATTAACGCAGTAGAGCAATGTGTGAAGAAGAGGATTTTGAAGATGCCTGTAAGATTTGAGGATCTGGTGAGTTGA